The Legionella cincinnatiensis genome includes a region encoding these proteins:
- a CDS encoding leucine-rich repeat domain-containing protein, whose translation MPITIHSFFNVIHRLLKSSGKQVFFLGVVTTLTSNALFADANYPHERLELENFYKATNGSNWIRQDNWLSDSISYCEWHGVICDKNGHVTELQLYDNGLEGTLPDSLCNLTELKTLYLSFNHIGGRIPTTIGQCKKLENIWLKSNQIDGEIPDSIGDLEHLKWLDLHVNKLSGVIPSSIGNLPQLEILRLDDNQLNGVLPDSLYMLKNLKEIYLFNNYISGSISTKIGQLTQLQHIYLGHNQFSGVLPDTITQLHSLKTLRVEYNALTGILPVDIGNIINLQVLRIDHNQFTGKIPDSLLNREHELQVIDYSSNNFE comes from the coding sequence ATGCCAATAACGATTCATTCTTTTTTCAATGTCATTCATAGATTGCTGAAATCATCTGGTAAACAAGTATTCTTTTTGGGAGTAGTTACAACGTTAACTTCAAACGCTCTTTTTGCAGACGCAAATTATCCGCACGAACGATTAGAGCTTGAGAATTTTTACAAAGCAACCAACGGGTCAAATTGGATTAGACAAGATAATTGGCTTTCTGATTCCATTTCATATTGTGAATGGCACGGAGTAATTTGTGATAAAAATGGGCATGTAACTGAACTGCAACTTTATGACAATGGGCTAGAAGGAACATTACCCGATTCATTATGTAATTTAACAGAACTAAAAACCCTATATCTAAGCTTTAATCATATCGGGGGGCGTATTCCTACGACGATTGGTCAATGCAAAAAACTTGAAAATATTTGGCTTAAATCCAATCAGATAGACGGTGAGATTCCTGATAGTATTGGTGATCTTGAACACTTGAAATGGCTTGATTTACATGTCAATAAATTATCAGGAGTTATCCCTTCATCCATTGGAAATTTGCCTCAACTGGAAATATTACGGCTTGATGATAATCAACTGAATGGAGTCTTGCCGGACTCTCTTTATATGCTTAAGAATTTAAAAGAAATTTATTTATTTAATAACTATATTTCAGGTTCCATAAGCACTAAAATAGGGCAGTTAACACAGTTGCAACATATTTATCTTGGGCATAATCAATTCAGTGGGGTCCTTCCAGATACAATTACGCAGCTCCATTCTCTGAAAACATTGCGCGTTGAATATAATGCGTTAACTGGCATACTTCCTGTTGACATTGGTAACATCATTAATCTCCAAGTACTACGCATTGATCATAATCAATTTACAGGCAAGATTCCTGACAGCTTATTAAATCGAGAACATGAACTTCAAGTTATTGACTATTCATCCAATAATTTTGAGTGA
- a CDS encoding FAD-dependent oxidoreductase gives MFRRHEATLKNKKVRGESEVYSLEIEGVTPNDCGNGQYVVIHGDKKPIYLAIASSKNGSYLKISQILKNGAKNILSESQVDSHLEIDVPCGNEFKPVGEKVLLICAGSAESVMRNLYNNLTSEGKDVSVFYSAKRLEDLPFPNFVVRLNNNNQHYITLTEEKADQFKSGRITEHLKTKDIDPNTSVFVCGPVGFENDIVNILLDKSHPAQNIHISYWGKILPVDSDTLAARGFKIKENSLTEKEGFNESPQIKY, from the coding sequence ATGTTTAGACGTCATGAAGCGACACTTAAGAATAAGAAAGTACGAGGTGAAAGCGAGGTTTATAGCTTAGAGATAGAAGGTGTTACTCCAAATGATTGTGGAAATGGGCAATATGTAGTTATTCATGGAGACAAAAAACCAATTTATTTAGCTATTGCTTCGAGTAAAAATGGATCTTACCTAAAAATAAGCCAGATTTTAAAAAATGGAGCTAAAAATATTCTTTCTGAAAGTCAGGTTGATTCACATCTTGAAATTGATGTTCCTTGTGGAAATGAATTTAAACCAGTAGGAGAAAAAGTATTGTTGATTTGTGCCGGATCTGCAGAGTCTGTCATGAGAAATCTGTATAATAATTTAACCTCAGAAGGTAAAGATGTTTCAGTTTTTTATTCTGCAAAACGTCTCGAAGATCTTCCCTTTCCCAATTTTGTTGTGAGGCTTAATAACAACAATCAACATTACATAACTCTTACAGAGGAAAAAGCAGATCAATTTAAATCAGGTCGTATCACAGAACATTTAAAAACAAAAGATATTGATCCTAATACATCTGTTTTCGTTTGTGGCCCAGTTGGTTTTGAAAATGACATCGTAAATATATTACTCGATAAATCACATCCAGCACAAAATATTCACATTAGTTATTGGGGCAAAATTCTCCCTGTGGATTCAGATACTCTTGCTGCACGAGGATTTAAAATTAAAGAAAATTCTCTAACAGAAAAGGAGGGTTTCAATGAGTCACCGCAAATAAAATATTGA
- a CDS encoding aminoglycoside phosphotransferase family protein gives MLVKQPLSDQCIIDCLRAHYNVKIVTLTLLSLGADINASVYKAEAHDKSSYFVKIKHGHHHDIGVIIVQLVHKVGIQQIIPPVKTIHGHPTKSIDDFTLILYPFIEGQDGFTHALTDEQWLTLGKALRQVHEINVPSSIKQQIRQETYSSKWRELVRSLYTHIAGKPFGDKITLKLLAFMKKKLLTIQRLVDRAEQLAQIIQKESAQFVLCHSDIHGGNVLIGNNTIYIVDWDEPIMAPKERDLMFIGGGIANVWNKSHEEALFYKGYGKTEVNITMLTYYRHERIVEDIAEYGQNLLLTTAGGENRSEMYKHFTDMFQPNGVIDIAFKTDESLRQATD, from the coding sequence ATGCTAGTAAAACAACCTCTTTCAGATCAATGCATTATTGATTGCCTTCGTGCACATTACAATGTAAAAATTGTTACGCTTACATTGCTTTCCTTGGGTGCAGATATCAATGCATCTGTATATAAAGCAGAGGCACACGATAAATCCTCTTATTTCGTAAAAATAAAACACGGCCACCATCACGATATTGGGGTTATCATCGTGCAACTAGTGCATAAGGTTGGAATTCAGCAGATTATCCCTCCAGTTAAAACCATACATGGCCACCCAACTAAGAGCATTGATGACTTTACACTTATTTTGTATCCATTTATCGAAGGACAGGACGGTTTTACTCATGCTTTAACAGACGAGCAATGGCTAACACTCGGTAAGGCTCTGAGGCAAGTCCATGAAATTAATGTACCCTCATCAATCAAACAGCAAATCAGGCAAGAAACCTATTCATCAAAATGGAGAGAACTTGTTCGGTCTCTTTATACCCATATTGCAGGTAAACCATTCGGTGACAAGATTACCCTGAAACTGTTAGCGTTTATGAAAAAAAAGCTCCTGACTATCCAGCGGCTAGTAGATCGGGCAGAACAGCTAGCCCAAATTATTCAAAAAGAATCGGCCCAATTTGTACTATGTCATTCTGATATTCATGGCGGCAATGTATTGATCGGTAATAATACTATTTACATAGTGGATTGGGATGAGCCTATCATGGCTCCCAAGGAGCGTGACCTTATGTTTATCGGTGGTGGTATTGCGAATGTTTGGAACAAATCACACGAAGAAGCGCTTTTCTATAAAGGCTATGGAAAAACTGAGGTAAATATAACAATGTTAACGTATTACCGGCACGAACGTATTGTGGAAGATATTGCAGAATACGGTCAAAATTTACTTTTAACAACAGCAGGAGGCGAAAACAGGTCAGAAATGTACAAACATTTTACAGACATGTTTCAGCCGAACGGAGTAATAGATATAGCATTCAAAACGGATGAAAGCCTCCGCCAAGCAACTGATTAG
- a CDS encoding VOC family protein — MELSEQAQSSSSLIGFVGENMKINRLDHLVLTVADVEKSCQFYERALGMTIVTFGDDRKALLFGQQKINLHQLGKEIKPNAKNANTGTGDLCFIADTDLKEVIQHLLSCNVQLESDIVERTGAIGKLRSIYLRDPDDNLIEISNYL; from the coding sequence TTGGAACTTTCAGAACAAGCGCAAAGCTCATCCTCTTTAATTGGGTTTGTTGGAGAAAATATGAAAATTAATCGCCTAGACCATTTAGTGCTGACCGTCGCAGATGTTGAAAAAAGTTGTCAGTTTTATGAACGTGCACTTGGAATGACCATTGTGACGTTTGGCGATGATCGTAAGGCCCTTCTTTTCGGACAACAGAAAATTAACCTTCATCAGCTCGGTAAAGAAATTAAACCGAATGCTAAAAATGCTAATACCGGAACAGGTGATTTATGTTTCATTGCAGATACGGATCTTAAAGAGGTGATACAGCATCTGTTGTCGTGCAATGTCCAACTAGAATCCGATATCGTTGAACGTACCGGTGCTATAGGTAAGCTCCGATCAATCTACTTACGTGACCCGGACGATAATCTGATAGAGATTTCAAACTACCTATGA
- a CDS encoding amidase — translation MNNDEICFLNATELVQLIKTRKISAYELMSIYLEQINHTNPLVNAIVILLDEELLLEKAKTADKLWQKGTWLGPLHGIPLTHKDMTPTKNIRTTFGSPLFANYIPDFDELIVERTNNAGAILIGKTNSPEFAAGSHTYNNVFGVTANPWDLSKSAGGSSGGAAVSLACGMNALSCGGDMGGSLRNPSAWNNVVGLRPSPGRVPTAPTKLPWSTLSVEGPMARSVADIALLMSVISGHSSRTAIALEQSGNIFTQPLARDFKGTKIAMFNDLCNELQDPTIKKIVQAQAKVFEELGCIVEEADPLFLEDCDDAFRCERALIYAATYYEFLQDKSKLAQIKPEVIEEFDLAQSYTSTYIAKMQRKKGQIFEKMREFMQKYEFYILPTTVIYPFNIELTWPREINGKKLTSYLDWMKICWCITITEHPSLSIPCGFGTNHMPVGMQIVGRWHDDFGVLQLGHAYEALTNYAKKPPTLIKT, via the coding sequence ATGAATAATGATGAAATTTGCTTTTTAAATGCTACAGAGCTCGTGCAATTAATTAAAACCCGCAAAATTTCAGCTTATGAGCTCATGTCCATTTACTTAGAGCAAATTAACCATACTAATCCTCTTGTGAATGCCATTGTTATTTTATTAGATGAAGAACTGTTACTTGAAAAAGCTAAAACTGCAGATAAATTATGGCAAAAAGGAACTTGGTTGGGACCATTGCATGGAATCCCTCTTACTCATAAAGATATGACCCCCACTAAGAATATTCGTACTACTTTTGGCTCACCACTGTTTGCAAATTATATTCCCGATTTTGATGAACTTATTGTTGAACGGACAAATAATGCAGGTGCGATATTAATTGGTAAAACGAATTCGCCTGAATTTGCAGCAGGATCTCATACCTATAACAACGTATTCGGTGTAACGGCAAATCCATGGGATTTAAGTAAAAGTGCAGGCGGGAGCAGTGGCGGGGCAGCTGTTTCACTTGCTTGTGGCATGAATGCCTTGTCTTGCGGAGGCGATATGGGTGGATCTTTACGTAACCCTTCTGCTTGGAATAATGTCGTTGGCTTGCGTCCTTCACCTGGACGAGTGCCTACTGCCCCTACGAAATTACCCTGGTCCACTTTATCTGTTGAAGGACCAATGGCACGCAGTGTTGCCGATATTGCTTTACTGATGAGTGTCATTTCTGGTCATTCTAGTCGCACCGCGATAGCACTTGAGCAATCCGGAAATATTTTTACGCAACCCTTGGCACGCGATTTTAAAGGTACAAAAATCGCTATGTTTAATGATTTATGTAATGAATTACAAGATCCAACGATTAAAAAAATAGTCCAAGCACAAGCGAAAGTTTTTGAAGAGTTAGGGTGTATTGTTGAAGAAGCTGATCCCCTATTTCTTGAGGATTGTGATGATGCATTTCGTTGTGAGCGAGCTTTGATTTATGCCGCCACTTATTATGAGTTTTTACAAGATAAAAGCAAACTTGCTCAGATTAAACCGGAAGTGATTGAAGAATTTGATTTAGCGCAAAGTTACACCTCTACCTATATTGCAAAAATGCAACGCAAAAAAGGGCAAATTTTTGAAAAAATGCGGGAATTTATGCAAAAATATGAATTCTATATTTTACCAACAACAGTAATTTATCCATTTAATATCGAATTAACCTGGCCTAGAGAGATAAATGGTAAAAAATTAACATCTTATCTTGATTGGATGAAAATATGTTGGTGCATTACGATTACTGAACATCCATCATTATCCATCCCATGCGGTTTTGGCACCAATCACATGCCTGTGGGTATGCAGATCGTTGGTAGATGGCATGATGATTTTGGTGTGTTGCAGTTAGGCCATGCTTATGAAGCGCTTACAAATTATGCAAAAAAGCCTCCCACTCTAATCAAAACCTAA
- a CDS encoding patatin-like phospholipase family protein, translating to MTDKNKSYDKIVYLLQGGGALGSYQLGVCEALLEHDYSPDWVVGTSIGAINAAIIAGNKPQNRVTKLNEFWSSITSSFPIFIEVDDNVLLQEFQNYMSAYWIAFFGQDNFFKPWLINPIFFLANTPDKISIYDTSQLRETLEKVIDFKFINQKKVRLTVGAVNIKGGKLVHFDNTHQEIGPEHIMASCALPPGFPAVKIANEYYWDGGLSSNTPFAILLEEKMPKKLLCFIVNLFSYPEHLPSSFMDVLTCKKEIVFASRHHKVLDYFRELHCLQHTIHELPKEVMKDKDIETAMQRIVQSGHPTALNIVRFHYQKMKSDLLSKDYNFSEQAIKAHRNSGYTDAQKAIKKSAWQSSPVGDKGAIIHEF from the coding sequence ATGACCGATAAAAATAAATCATATGATAAAATTGTTTATCTTTTACAAGGTGGTGGTGCTTTAGGCTCATATCAATTAGGTGTTTGTGAGGCGTTACTAGAACATGATTATAGTCCAGACTGGGTAGTGGGGACATCTATTGGAGCGATTAATGCGGCAATTATTGCAGGGAATAAACCTCAGAACCGCGTTACAAAATTAAATGAATTTTGGAGTTCAATCACATCTTCATTTCCAATATTTATTGAGGTAGATGATAATGTTTTACTCCAAGAGTTCCAGAATTATATGTCTGCTTATTGGATTGCCTTTTTTGGACAAGATAATTTTTTTAAGCCATGGTTGATAAATCCCATATTTTTTTTAGCAAATACCCCAGATAAAATTAGTATTTATGATACAAGCCAGTTGCGTGAAACTTTAGAAAAAGTAATCGATTTTAAGTTCATTAATCAAAAAAAAGTCCGATTGACAGTAGGGGCGGTTAATATAAAGGGTGGCAAGTTAGTTCATTTTGATAATACTCATCAAGAAATAGGGCCTGAACACATTATGGCGAGCTGTGCGCTACCCCCTGGATTTCCTGCAGTTAAAATTGCTAATGAGTATTATTGGGATGGAGGACTAAGTTCTAATACTCCATTTGCTATTCTTTTAGAAGAGAAAATGCCTAAAAAACTATTATGCTTTATTGTTAATCTCTTTTCCTATCCTGAACATCTCCCTTCATCATTTATGGACGTTTTGACGTGCAAAAAGGAGATAGTATTCGCAAGCCGTCATCATAAAGTCTTAGATTATTTTAGGGAGCTACATTGTCTCCAACACACTATCCATGAATTACCTAAAGAAGTAATGAAAGATAAAGATATTGAGACGGCCATGCAAAGAATTGTGCAGTCTGGCCATCCTACAGCACTCAATATTGTTCGTTTTCATTATCAAAAAATGAAAAGTGATTTATTAAGTAAAGACTATAATTTTTCTGAACAGGCAATTAAAGCACATAGGAATTCAGGATATACCGATGCACAAAAGGCTATAAAAAAGTCTGCATGGCAGTCATCTCCTGTTGGTGATAAAGGAGCTATCATTCATGAGTTTTAA